From the genome of Sinanaerobacter sp. ZZT-01:
AGAGATTCCTGAAATCGTTCTTACTGCGTCCGCTAGAAGCACGGTTACATTTGATATTTCTTTTATTGATGACAATCCGAAAGCCGTTGGGATTGTATCGGTAAAACACGAAGAAGATGTGCAGGAAAAGAGTATGGACGGAAGCTATAGCCTAGCTGACGGCGAATACGCTTATTCGATAGCTTGCAATGGCTATAAGACCATCATGGGGAGCATAACCGTAAAAGGAGAAGCACTTCATATCCAAAAGACCATGGAAATACGGATCGTATGGAGCGGAACAGCAGAAGAGCCTTCCACGATCTCAAAGGATGGAAGCGTTTATTATCAGATCGCCAACGGTGAAAACCTAGCATGGTTTTCTAATTATGTAAATGCCGGAAATGTAACGGCCAATGCTCTTCTCACAGGAAATCTTGTTTTAAGTGATGAGGAGCAGGATAATACTTGGTCATCCATAGGCAGTTACTCAAATCAATACGCAGGAACATTTGACGGGCAGAACTATACAATTACCGGCTTAAAAGGTTCAAATGGACTTTTTGCGTATAGTAATACAGAAAGCGTCATAAAAAATATCACTGTTGAAGGAATCATAACCCAGGCAAGCAGCAATATCGGCGGCATTATGGGTTCAAATTACGGTAATATCAGTAATTGCTCTTTCAGCGGCAGTATTGTTTCCACCGGACAGCGTGTGGGAGGTATCGTCGGAAATAATGCAGGTGGAATGATTGAAAATTGCGCAAATTATGCGGATATAAAAACTTCCACCACTTATTATGCTACCGAGCTGGATGCAGGAGGTATCGCAGGACAGTCATCGGGCATTCTTAAAAATTGCTATAATTTTGGAACCATCACAGGCTCTTGTCCCGGTTCAGGCTGCGGAGAAATAGGCGGAATCACCGGAAACTCAACAGGAAGTATACAAAATTGCTACAGCATTGGAACCCTAACGAAAGAAAAAGATTCCATGGGTAAAATAGGGGCGGTAGCAGGTGCTTCTTCCGGAAGCGTCAGCAATTGCTATTACCTGACAGGCAGCTTCAGCACAGGTCTGGGCAGCGGTACGGGAGATGCCATAGCAAAGACTGCAGCAGAGATGCAAGATGACACGTTTGTGATCATGCTGGGAGACGCTTTTAATAAAGATTATTCCGGCGATAAGGCAATCAATCAGGAATATCCGGTCTTAAAGTGGCAGGGTGGATTAGAAGCCGGAGGAAATGCAAGTGTGGAAGCAGTTGCAGCCGACAGAAATGCCCTTCAGCTGGAACCGTTGGTGATCGAAGAAGCAGGAAGCCTAAATCTTCCTCTCACCGGAGAGCATGGAACAACGATTTCCTGGTCCAGCAGCAACACAGAGATTATCACTCACAATGGATTGGTAACCCTTCCTCTATCAGGAAGCATAAAGATAACCCTGACTGCAACGATTACAAGAGGAACTGCTTCCGATACAAAACAATTTGAATTGACGGTAAAATCGCTTGATGAAGCAACTAAGGATTATCTGGATCGGGCAAATAGTTCATTAAATGGTACGCTAAAGGTTTTGTCTCCTGCATTTGGAAACGATACAAATGTTGTTGCCATGGTTCAGGAAAAGTTGAAGGATTTAGGTTTTTCTGATGTAACAGCAACCATCGTCGATAATGTGGATGAAAGGTATATCGCTTCAAATGGAGACATCACTTATTTCTATGCAGATCCGGAATTGACTAATTCCATGAACTTCGGACAAGTCAACAACTTAAAGTTTACTTTAAGAAAAGCACAGCAAAGTGTTAATTTCTCTGTAAATGCAATCATTCGATGGGATAGAGATAAGGTGATCCAAACGATGACGGAACAGGTTGTTGACGCTCTTACCTTTGACTTGATAAAAGAACAAAATACAGATATTGATGCAGTTACCAAAAATTTAACCTTGCCACAGCAAGTAAATGGAAAAGCGTGGGCAGCGATCAGCTGGGAATCAGACAGTACATATATCAACATTATAAAGAATAACAGCGAATTGTTTGGTAATTTTACCGGTGAGGTCACAAGGCCTCTGGAAGATATAAATGTAAACCTAGTTGCTACGATAACTTTTAATAAGACTAGCTCTGGGAGCGAAGACGAAATCGTTCTTAAGAAAAGATTTCACTTGGTGCTGCAAGGAGACAATTCTGTCGATTGGCCAGCATACATGCAAGAACAATTAACTAAAAATTATACAATTGATAAATTGAAGATTTCTTCGAGCGGCAAACAAATTGATCCGAAAAATGTTACAGAGGATATCCAATTACTTACCGCTAGAAATACCGGAATTGAAAATTACAATGACTATAAGTTTACTGTATCGAGCAGCGATCCGAGCAGCGTAAAGATTAATGGCTACCGTGCGATTGTATACAGATCTCTTCCAGGTGATGCAGCAAAAACCGTAACACTCACCATATCTATGCAACGGAAGAATACAGACATTACAGTAACTAAGGAGTTCACCTTAAATATCCAACCTCTTACTCAAGGAGAAATCAATAAAGAGATCGCACTGATGGAACGGGTAAAGGCCAATTATGCAGCAGGTATTCTTGACGGAATGCATGCGGAGCAGGTAACAAAAAGTCTTCATGCATTTAAGGAGTGCTACTTAGATACAGATGATAATCTGGTTTGGGTATATGATATTTCTGAGTGTACAAACGAAGGAATTGAACCTTATGATTTACCAAAGGAAGGATATGATGAATCTTATAATTTATATCATTCAAGCAAGCCAAAGCTCATTCAGCATGAAAATTTAGTATTGGCATCAACGCCAGACTATGATACTGAGGTTGTCATAACAAGTAATCTGCAGAGCAGCAGATTCGCAAAATATGCAGAGAAGTACCCTGATAATGTAGATCTGAAAAAGCTGGTAAATCAACTGGTAAAAGCAACTGTCACAGTAAGGGGAAGCCAGGGAACTGAAAATCCAAACGAAGGTGAGATCGATGCAGAAGCAAATGTACTGATTAGAGCTCAGGCAGAAGGTGCTTTTTTAACCGTTCCTCAAAACATCAATGTTGCATATGATCTAGCCGAAAGCTACGGCTATATTGATGAAGTAGAAAATCACGTCTCTGCTTTGGACGCTTTAGTCAAAGAACATGAACTAATCTTTGGAGACGCATTTACCAAAGAAACAAAAAGTGAATATTTACAGGTAAGTTCCAATGGCAGCATTTCTGTTATTTTCGGGATCGACACTTCAAATAATGGATTTTCTATCAACGGAAGAGCTCCGAATGATGGAATCTATAACGAAACGTATCAAGGGTATACCGGCTACACTGTAAATCAAGCACAGATAAAGGACCGTGATATTGTGGAGTTCTTTATTTATCGCGACACTACAGGGTATTCAGATTATTACACATGGTTTGAAGAAGGAAACGAAATAGAAGCAGCAGCAAATGTTCCTTTCAATGTATCTTTAAAAGGGTTCTGTTTTGCGTACTATGGTATGAAGGATGAGAATGAAATAAAGAAACAGACGGAAAATATCTCGGGGGCTCAGTTGTATCTTGTCAACGAATATGGAGCATTGACAGCAATTGAAAACGCAGTGACAGACAGCGATGGAAAAGCAAGACTCACGTTATCGGCAGGCTCCTACTATATTACCGCTTCCAAAGAAAGTTCAACCCCAATCCTGTTACCTCTTTCAAAACTGGTAATAACAGCAGGAGAAACCTTAGAAGATAAGAAAACATCAGCAATTGAAGAGTTGACAAATTATAAAAACAGCTCCGATTATCGCGAAGAGCAACAACAGGAATTAGAAACTGCGATTGTCAAGGGAAAAGCATCCATTAATCATGGGGAAACCTTTGAGCAGATAAAAGAGGCTCTTGCAGAGGCAAAGAAAGAAATCGATACCATTAAGACGGATGCACAGCTGACTATAGAGGAGAAAGTGGAAAAAGAACAGGAAGCTTATAATACCATTTATAAGAGCTTAAAATCTTATAATGGCGGAACCGCATCTGAAATAACCATCACGATTCCTTATACAGGAACGGCTAGTGAAATTGAAAACAGTTTGATCGGACTATACTTAAACGTGTTATTTGAGCATCCTGAATTATTCTATGTCAGAACGGAATATCAAATTGAATTCGAAGGAAACGCTGCAATCATAAGACCTTCGATCATTGAAGATTTTAGAGACACGGAATTCCTTACAATCGCAAAGAATAAACTGCAGGCAGCTTTGGACTCGGCAGCAGAGAAATGTATTTTTTCTGATATGACCGATCTAGAGAAGCTTCTGGCACTTCACGACTGGCTTGTTGAACATTGTCAATATAATAAAGTCGGTCATCTGACAGGTGCTGCAGATCAAATGAATGCTTACACAGCATACGGTGCTTTAGTAGACGGGGATGCGGTATGCCAAGGATATTCTATGGCTTTGAATTTACTGCTTCAAAAAGCAGGTGTAGAGAGCCACTATGTAAGCGGAAACGGACATGCATGGAATGTAGTGAACCTTGCAGGAAATTGGTATCATGTAGATTCTACCTGGGCAGATGAAACACCGGACAGACCAGGAAAAGTAAAGCATAACTATTTCTTGCTGAGTGACGAAGAAATAAAGGATCAAAATTATCACAGCAAATGGACAACACGATATGACATCAAGTGTGCGAAATCCTATAATGGAGATGCTCCATGGAAAAACAGTACGCTACCGTTTGTATACGATTCTAAAGAGAAGGCTTTTTTCAATGTAGAAAATCAGATTCATGCAACACAGTACCGTAAGATCCGCTTTGATTCGCTGGGTCGTGCAGATGTGATCATTCTACAAAATCTTACACTGAAAAACATTCTTGCTCAGGCAGAATACAACGGAATTCTTTATCTGGTGGATAACACCGGTGATGTGTATGCCTATGATTTAAAAAACAAAATTAAAAAATTGATATTAGATGAGACAACAGGGATTGATCCCGGTTATGGACT
Proteins encoded in this window:
- a CDS encoding S-layer homology domain-containing protein, producing MKKKVLAMFLTWMLCLNLLPIVALADTIESNVSAEVVEEDSGSTVSSESESESEVSELESESSDLEKELDLQEDSKDLFIEEGISEKEKQKQEQPLSIKMEGKDAVDGEASAKPELKDGVYQIANEENLVWFAELVNGTLTDGTLQDKGAGAVLTDDILLSDDPWVPMGNYSNQYTGIFDGEGHTISGIRIDVSSTYQGLFGYIGSAGAVKNVTVEGNISTQSNYAGGIAGYNAGTIESCCNKATITSTQKYVGGIAGSNYGKANSYAKITGCYNAGAVTGNSNVGGITGQNRYADINSSYTLGEIESSGSNTGGVVGYAYTGTISSCYSTGTVKSTGTTNVGAVIGFLYQSSNAALEKAYYLEGTFPVGIGNDGENSNVSAKSSANMKTDSFVADLGGSFVSDTVPNKNNGYPILGWQDPNAKYIVAFEVDQEQAKVAVVDSQGNPVAAEAGGIYKLSNGSYSYTVSKDEFKTVDGSFNISNGGKKISVNLEIKTYAVTFKNITPTDSKLLVKDSTGTIVNESGLVYHLPKGSYTFTVSKFGYHTEEGNFTVSGTDIEIPEIVLTASARSTVTFDISFIDDNPKAVGIVSVKHEEDVQEKSMDGSYSLADGEYAYSIACNGYKTIMGSITVKGEALHIQKTMEIRIVWSGTAEEPSTISKDGSVYYQIANGENLAWFSNYVNAGNVTANALLTGNLVLSDEEQDNTWSSIGSYSNQYAGTFDGQNYTITGLKGSNGLFAYSNTESVIKNITVEGIITQASSNIGGIMGSNYGNISNCSFSGSIVSTGQRVGGIVGNNAGGMIENCANYADIKTSTTYYATELDAGGIAGQSSGILKNCYNFGTITGSCPGSGCGEIGGITGNSTGSIQNCYSIGTLTKEKDSMGKIGAVAGASSGSVSNCYYLTGSFSTGLGSGTGDAIAKTAAEMQDDTFVIMLGDAFNKDYSGDKAINQEYPVLKWQGGLEAGGNASVEAVAADRNALQLEPLVIEEAGSLNLPLTGEHGTTISWSSSNTEIITHNGLVTLPLSGSIKITLTATITRGTASDTKQFELTVKSLDEATKDYLDRANSSLNGTLKVLSPAFGNDTNVVAMVQEKLKDLGFSDVTATIVDNVDERYIASNGDITYFYADPELTNSMNFGQVNNLKFTLRKAQQSVNFSVNAIIRWDRDKVIQTMTEQVVDALTFDLIKEQNTDIDAVTKNLTLPQQVNGKAWAAISWESDSTYINIIKNNSELFGNFTGEVTRPLEDINVNLVATITFNKTSSGSEDEIVLKKRFHLVLQGDNSVDWPAYMQEQLTKNYTIDKLKISSSGKQIDPKNVTEDIQLLTARNTGIENYNDYKFTVSSSDPSSVKINGYRAIVYRSLPGDAAKTVTLTISMQRKNTDITVTKEFTLNIQPLTQGEINKEIALMERVKANYAAGILDGMHAEQVTKSLHAFKECYLDTDDNLVWVYDISECTNEGIEPYDLPKEGYDESYNLYHSSKPKLIQHENLVLASTPDYDTEVVITSNLQSSRFAKYAEKYPDNVDLKKLVNQLVKATVTVRGSQGTENPNEGEIDAEANVLIRAQAEGAFLTVPQNINVAYDLAESYGYIDEVENHVSALDALVKEHELIFGDAFTKETKSEYLQVSSNGSISVIFGIDTSNNGFSINGRAPNDGIYNETYQGYTGYTVNQAQIKDRDIVEFFIYRDTTGYSDYYTWFEEGNEIEAAANVPFNVSLKGFCFAYYGMKDENEIKKQTENISGAQLYLVNEYGALTAIENAVTDSDGKARLTLSAGSYYITASKESSTPILLPLSKLVITAGETLEDKKTSAIEELTNYKNSSDYREEQQQELETAIVKGKASINHGETFEQIKEALAEAKKEIDTIKTDAQLTIEEKVEKEQEAYNTIYKSLKSYNGGTASEITITIPYTGTASEIENSLIGLYLNVLFEHPELFYVRTEYQIEFEGNAAIIRPSIIEDFRDTEFLTIAKNKLQAALDSAAEKCIFSDMTDLEKLLALHDWLVEHCQYNKVGHLTGAADQMNAYTAYGALVDGDAVCQGYSMALNLLLQKAGVESHYVSGNGHAWNVVNLAGNWYHVDSTWADETPDRPGKVKHNYFLLSDEEIKDQNYHSKWTTRYDIKCAKSYNGDAPWKNSTLPFVYDSKEKAFFNVENQIHATQYRKIRFDSLGRADVIILQNLTLKNILAQAEYNGILYLVDNTGDVYAYDLKNKIKKLILDETTGIDPGYGLLIRNETLIVRANYADVEELELYKEEVSSNKPSRVVTFLPAPGQFVNKTEMLYNAYPDPNVTLENPLSEKVVSLGAYGGYIVYEFDQPITNSPNNPYGIDFIVYGNAGNGKSEPGAVMVSNDGENWYELAGSEYYNANTKKNLAITYTNPDTSFKGTVDVPWTTSDKKTGYIYKNGNHTQAYYPNPKLYNAYNKGVAANSKYSDSTLSFVGNMIQAEKTPSFGYADCHKTGSNHIAVNPYAYGIQEYNGDGMDLDWAVDKDGNGVQIDRAKYIKIYTAALEDNGIMGETSSEVAGIFTAQSQKSAVGKTNNLKELVINGESIALIDGTYHYIYDATDLKSLMITATGNSSDNIFINNRRISSGTSSEPLALADKVRIIVQNGEKEPLIYTIRIIGANIGDHSDYQLKHYLSDLIVTKLPDKTVYKLGESLNTKGIALKAKYISDGAVVLKDIDTAACTIEGFDSKVTGAQSIKVSHYEDYYDDNDNFIKRINTSAIFVINVIDEKQENPIEKEQSVILTIKGANGKTWTSSRYVIDPGVTSVMDALKAVLALNGTTYTIKSGDKYVSSIDGLGEFDLGKNSGWMVKVDNYLIDVSAADWKLNGGEKILWFYTEDWTKVSGTKGWNPEETVTEETTNAEGTTISGKATAEAKTDAQGKASAVIGAETVKDAIAKMLKEAEKIKKQGTSANKEIILEVRSDSKANSVETTIPQAAVSELHNSVDTVKLSTSVGKLFFDKHSLNTLYKEKGDLKITITKKSAETVRINAANISEKSKEQIKKGQSFEVSVVVGTKKISQFDSNLVIKLPYQKLANQKKEAIVAYEITREGLLKPIVSGKMEADGKTFTITADHCSTYIIAHNDVGFLDIQKHWAGSDITYLASREVIKGMNDSTFEPDENITRAQFIQILANLSGSDLNEYEDSKFDDVSRKAWFTKSVSWAADTGLAAGYSNSDGSTSFHPNDTITRQDMAVILSRYLSKIEKKELRGGNKEVNFTDRNQIDSYAQAAIKELQKAGVINGKTSKTFVPKGNATRAECSKMISVLMQNYL